A single Salmo trutta chromosome 14, fSalTru1.1, whole genome shotgun sequence DNA region contains:
- the LOC115207373 gene encoding zinc finger protein 835: MTKLQFLNVFLTERLMLAAQEIYKSVEDTILEYQEEIALRERENDHLRRRLRDAGIEIWPDRQSMALLEEEDGEHPRREWSPSMGHEERIPILIKEKRELRYSQGDDQLRGHGSCSTPESMFTPPRVSNEYPQDPPNSSNLPQNPSVENREREPGPRSSSRHVKSEGSHRGSSSSSSNSGPQPLATVNPNCSNENIDIIGVENGGQMSASKGRAGGSRGQGSHLGNQGANSTAAAECGKSPLQVHVSSFCCRVCGETFSHVGHLHVHVQVHTREKPYRCGVCGKCCSSSGRLQEHARSHTGEKPYRCQSCGKGFTQMAHLKVHMRIHTGEKPYSCPVCGKCFSRSDKIKRHLQTHSREGTYFSGQ; the protein is encoded by the exons ATGACTAAATTgcagtttttaaatgtatttttgaccGAGCGGCTTATGCTCGCTGCCCAGGAGATCTATAAATCTGTCGAAGACACGATTTTGGAATACCAAGAGGAGATTGCGCTCAGGGAGAGGGAGAACGACCATCTGAGACGTAGGCTTCGAGACGCTGGGATTGAAATATGGCCAG ACCGTCAGTCCATGGCACtattggaggaggaggatggcgaGCATCCCCGCCGGGAGTGGAGCCCCAGTATGGGCCACGAGGAGCGCATCCCCATCCTGATCAAGGAGAAACGGGAGCTCAGGTACAGCCAGGGGGACGATCAGCTTCGAGGCCACGGCTCCTGCAGCACCCCAGAGTCCATGTTCACCCCTCCCCGCGTCAGCAACGAATACCCCCAGGACCCTCCCAACTCCTCCAACCTGCCCCAGAACCCGTCggtggagaacagagagagggagcctgGTCCCAGAAGCTCATCCAGGCACGTCAAATCAGAAGGGTCCCACAGAGGCTCATCGTCGTCTTCATCCAACAGCGGCCCGCAGCCCCTGGCCACGGTCAACCCCAACTGCTCCAACGAGAACATTGACATCATCGGGGTGGAGAACGGAGGGCAGATGTCGGCGTCTAAAGGACGAGCCGGCGGGAGCAGAGGTCAGGGCTCCCACTTAGGCAACCAGGGCGCTAATTCCACCGCGGCCGCAGAGTGTGGAAAATCTCCTCTCCAGGTGCACGTGTCGTCGTTCTGCTGCAGGGTGTGCGGGGAGACGTTCAGCCATGTCGGGCACCTGCATGTCCACGTCCAGGTGCACACCCGAGAAAAGCCGTATCGCTGCGGGGTGTGTGGAAAGTGCTGCAGCTCCTCCGGCAGGCTCCAGGAGCATGCCAGGagtcacactggagagaagccgtaCCGCTGCCAGAGCTGTGGAAAAGGATTTACCCAGATGGCCCATCTGAAGGTCCACATGCgtatccacacaggagagaaaccctacagctgccccGTGTGTGGCAAGTGTTTCAGCCGCTCTGACAAAATCAAACGTCACCTCCAGACCCACAGCCGCGAGGGAACCTACTTCTCGGGGCAGTGA
- the LOC115207375 gene encoding zinc finger protein 37 isoform X1, whose amino-acid sequence MLILASMMRPKRTCCVGVCRACGQNISNRIYVHNLFSQFEGQCLKPFDYTTALEDLTGPISQDDALPQIICETCRKLLKRYYKSFCDVEKIGSIFRESAQKQRESHSLAWRTRDAQQGEISITPFPQERMTDACKVTRRDLTVTLVVVPKSENIDEDVTPDPNNDNVKPEPAEISVYLEEDMEQDPQSGDNDDAASSKLSQVSVPSKYILTGPMEKLVDNILNGQFFSAAKAIMEIPDLASLVTKEVLNQVVKECKELTSVPFNSILRQTSPSSLEAFRWDTVFTEWKTTAPTFLRFLESASTSTWVSALTKERTQRKKFAIGMAGATLLKLRCGRMSAPMYRNSLIMHQAQKKKCFNRFARLGVCVTKQSMLHLLRRVRASEEVTRTPSAGEDHNYDSVAPRRSTENTDRQQEDPEPTATEKQEPRTSLGEEQLPDSRTTESTTVTSTLFRSKNHGQGPSKCQTKPKPQPQPQPQAQHQPQAQHQSQPQAQHQSQPQAQHQSQPQAQHQPQPQAQHQPQPQAQHQPQPQAQHQSQPQPQHQAQPKPQPKPQPQSFPTTFLLAQPFQTAQNQTVMLSKQNAPLMIFTLPYVQSPAAQSEEVKGVESTTLHNYNVPCSCQVCGQSFDFTRHLIRHVQMHLAEKKRLCGLCGKVLEPAENMAVHLQTHSLMKTFCHICGKCFPKNSELKYHISIYHYVEKPHLCEVCGKTFRHSKALKEHHTSFHIEGRDKPYKCHLCRKGFSGERQVKLHQLTHTGEKPYQCEDCGMCFREKNTLKGHMRTHTGEKPYKCRECGKCFRLLGALKCHLLTHTGEKPYRCNVCGRCFSQSSSRKTHMKTHKMAHAVESAESPQSAEKALSE is encoded by the exons ATGCTAATACTAGCTAGCATGATGAGACCAAAGAGAACCTGTTGTGTCGGCGTATGTCGTGCTTGTGGGCAAAACATTTCCAATAGAATATACGTGCACAATCTCTTCAGTCAGTTCGAAGGTCAATGTTTGAAACCATTTGACTACACCACAGCATTGGAGGACCTCACTGGACCAATTTCTCAGGACGATGCCTTACCACAGATCATTTGCGAAACGTGTCGTAAACTTCTCAAAAGGTACTACAAAAGCTTTTGCGATGTGGAGAAAATTGGCAGTATATTTCGAGAAAGTGCTCAGAAGCAGAGGGAGAGTCACTCTCTTGCATGGCGAACTCGGGACGCCCAACAAGGTGAGATTAGTATCACCCCCTTTCCCCAAGAGAGAATGACAGACGCGTGTAAAGTTACCCGGCGAGATTTGACCGTAACGTTAGTAGTTGTACCAAAGAGCGAGAACATAGACGAAGACGTCACACCAGATCCCAACAACGATAACGTCAAACCTGAGCCTGCAGAAATCTCAGTATACCTGGAAGAAGATATGGAGCAGGATCCACAGTCTGGCGATAATGATGATGCTGCTTCTTCGAAGCTAAGCCAG GTGAGTGTGCCATCTAAATACATCCTTACTGGACCCATGGAGAAACTTGTGGATAACATTTTGAATGGACAATTCTTCAGCGCAGCGAAGGCAATAATGGAAATTCCTGATTTGGCTTCCCTTGTCACTAAAGAGGTTTTGAATCAAGTCGTCAAAGAATGCAAAGAGCTCACTAGCGTTCCATTCAACTCCATACTTAGACAGACCAGTCCATCGTCTCTGGAAGCCTTCAGATGGGACACTGTTTTTACTGAATGGAAGACAACCGCACCCACGTTCCTTAGGTTTTTGGAGTCCGCAAGCACATCTACATGGGTTTCTGCCCTGACCAAAGAACGTACACAGAGAAAGAAGTTCGCCATAGGCATGGCTGGAGCCACTCTTCTCAAGTTACGTTGCGGGAGAATGAGTGCACCCATGTATCGGAACTCGCTTATCATGCACCAGGCTCAGAAGAAAAAGTGCTTCAATAGGTTTGCTAGACTTGGTGTCTGTGTTACTAAGCAAAGCATGCTTCATCTGTTGAGAAGAGTCAGGGCATCTGAAGAAGTAACCAGGACTCCCTCTGCAGGTGAAGACCACAACTACGACTCGGTAGCGCCAAGAAGATCCACAGAAAATACTGACAGACAG CAGGAGGACCCAGAGCCCACAGCGACTGAGAAGCAGGAACCAAGGACCAGTCTGGGGGAAGAGCAGCTTCCAGACTCTCGAACGACAGAGTCCACAACAGTCACAAGCACTCTCTTCAGGAGCAAAAACCATGGGCAGGGCCCATCCAAATGCCAGACCAAGCCCaaaccccagcctcagccccagcctcaggcCCAACATCAGCCTCAGGCCCAACATCAGTCCCAGCCTCAGGCCCAACATCAGTCCCAGCCTCAGGCCCAACATCAGTCCCAGCCTCAGGCCCAACATCAGCCCCAGCCTCAGGCCCAACATCAGCCCCAGCCTCAGGCCCAACATCAGCCCCAGCCTCAGGCCCAACATCAGTCTCAGCCTCAGCCCCAACATCAGGCCCAGCCCAAGCCTCAGCCCAAACCCCAGCCTCAGTCCTTCCCCACAACCTTTCTCCTGGCCCAACCCTTCCAAACAGCACAGAACCAAACTGTCATGTTGTCTAAACAGAATGCCCCCCTGATGATATTTACACTTCCCTATGTGCAAAGCCCTGCAGCTCAAAGTGAGGAAGTCAAAGGTGTGGAAAGCACTACGTTGCACAACTACAACGTTCCTTGTTCTTGCCAGGTGTGTGGGCAATCGTTTGACTTCACGCGTCATTTGATAAGACATGTTCAGATGCACTTAGCGGAGAAAAAACgtttgtgtggtttgtgtggGAAGGTCCTTGAGCCTGCAGAGAACATGGCGGTTCACCTGCAAACTCACAGTCTAATGAAAACTTTTTGTCATATTTGTGGCAAATGTTTCCCAAAGAATTCTGAGCTGAAATATCATATAAGTATTTATCACTATGTGGAGAAGCCACATCTGTGCGAAGTGTGTGGCAAAACCTTCAGACATAGCAAGGCCCTTAAAGAGCATCATACGTCCTTTCACATAGAGGGACGAGATAAGCCATATAAATGCCATTTGTGCAGAAAAGGCTTCTCAGGAGAAAGACAAGTCAAACTCCACCAGTTaactcacactggagagaaaccgtatCAGTGTGAAGATTGTGGCATGTGCTTCAGGGAGAAGAATACTCTTAAAGGGCACATgaggactcacacaggagagaaaccatataagTGCAGAGAGTGTGGAAAATGCTTTAGATTGTTAGGTGCTTTAAAATGTCACCTACTaactcacactggagagaaaccgtatCGCTGCAACGTCTGTGGCAGATGCTTCAGTCAGTCCTCATCCCGCAAGACTCACATGAAAACTCACAAAATGGCTCACGCAGTAGAGAGCGCAGAGAGTCCACAGAGTGCAGAAAAGGCTTTGTCGGAGTAG
- the LOC115207375 gene encoding uncharacterized protein LOC115207375 isoform X2 — MLILASMMRPKRTCCVGVCRACGQNISNRIYVHNLFSQFEGQCLKPFDYTTALEDLTGPISQDDALPQIICETCRKLLKRYYKSFCDVEKIGSIFRESAQKQRESHSLAWRTRDAQQGEISITPFPQERMTDACKVTRRDLTVTLVVVPKSENIDEDVTPDPNNDNVKPEPAEISVYLEEDMEQDPQSGDNDDAASSKLSQVSVPSKYILTGPMEKLVDNILNGQFFSAAKAIMEIPDLASLVTKEVLNQVVKECKELTSVPFNSILRQTSPSSLEAFRWDTVFTEWKTTAPTFLRFLESASTSTWVSALTKERTQRKKFAIGMAGATLLKLRCGRMSAPMYRNSLIMHQAQKKKCFNRFARLGVCVTKQSMLHLLRRVRASEEVTRTPSAGEDHNYDSVAPRRSTENTDRQEDPEPTATEKQEPRTSLGEEQLPDSRTTESTTVTSTLFRSKNHGQGPSKCQTKPKPQPQPQPQAQHQPQAQHQSQPQAQHQSQPQAQHQSQPQAQHQPQPQAQHQPQPQAQHQPQPQAQHQSQPQPQHQAQPKPQPKPQPQSFPTTFLLAQPFQTAQNQTVMLSKQNAPLMIFTLPYVQSPAAQSEEVKGVESTTLHNYNVPCSCQVCGQSFDFTRHLIRHVQMHLAEKKRLCGLCGKVLEPAENMAVHLQTHSLMKTFCHICGKCFPKNSELKYHISIYHYVEKPHLCEVCGKTFRHSKALKEHHTSFHIEGRDKPYKCHLCRKGFSGERQVKLHQLTHTGEKPYQCEDCGMCFREKNTLKGHMRTHTGEKPYKCRECGKCFRLLGALKCHLLTHTGEKPYRCNVCGRCFSQSSSRKTHMKTHKMAHAVESAESPQSAEKALSE, encoded by the exons ATGCTAATACTAGCTAGCATGATGAGACCAAAGAGAACCTGTTGTGTCGGCGTATGTCGTGCTTGTGGGCAAAACATTTCCAATAGAATATACGTGCACAATCTCTTCAGTCAGTTCGAAGGTCAATGTTTGAAACCATTTGACTACACCACAGCATTGGAGGACCTCACTGGACCAATTTCTCAGGACGATGCCTTACCACAGATCATTTGCGAAACGTGTCGTAAACTTCTCAAAAGGTACTACAAAAGCTTTTGCGATGTGGAGAAAATTGGCAGTATATTTCGAGAAAGTGCTCAGAAGCAGAGGGAGAGTCACTCTCTTGCATGGCGAACTCGGGACGCCCAACAAGGTGAGATTAGTATCACCCCCTTTCCCCAAGAGAGAATGACAGACGCGTGTAAAGTTACCCGGCGAGATTTGACCGTAACGTTAGTAGTTGTACCAAAGAGCGAGAACATAGACGAAGACGTCACACCAGATCCCAACAACGATAACGTCAAACCTGAGCCTGCAGAAATCTCAGTATACCTGGAAGAAGATATGGAGCAGGATCCACAGTCTGGCGATAATGATGATGCTGCTTCTTCGAAGCTAAGCCAG GTGAGTGTGCCATCTAAATACATCCTTACTGGACCCATGGAGAAACTTGTGGATAACATTTTGAATGGACAATTCTTCAGCGCAGCGAAGGCAATAATGGAAATTCCTGATTTGGCTTCCCTTGTCACTAAAGAGGTTTTGAATCAAGTCGTCAAAGAATGCAAAGAGCTCACTAGCGTTCCATTCAACTCCATACTTAGACAGACCAGTCCATCGTCTCTGGAAGCCTTCAGATGGGACACTGTTTTTACTGAATGGAAGACAACCGCACCCACGTTCCTTAGGTTTTTGGAGTCCGCAAGCACATCTACATGGGTTTCTGCCCTGACCAAAGAACGTACACAGAGAAAGAAGTTCGCCATAGGCATGGCTGGAGCCACTCTTCTCAAGTTACGTTGCGGGAGAATGAGTGCACCCATGTATCGGAACTCGCTTATCATGCACCAGGCTCAGAAGAAAAAGTGCTTCAATAGGTTTGCTAGACTTGGTGTCTGTGTTACTAAGCAAAGCATGCTTCATCTGTTGAGAAGAGTCAGGGCATCTGAAGAAGTAACCAGGACTCCCTCTGCAGGTGAAGACCACAACTACGACTCGGTAGCGCCAAGAAGATCCACAGAAAATACTGACAGACAG GAGGACCCAGAGCCCACAGCGACTGAGAAGCAGGAACCAAGGACCAGTCTGGGGGAAGAGCAGCTTCCAGACTCTCGAACGACAGAGTCCACAACAGTCACAAGCACTCTCTTCAGGAGCAAAAACCATGGGCAGGGCCCATCCAAATGCCAGACCAAGCCCaaaccccagcctcagccccagcctcaggcCCAACATCAGCCTCAGGCCCAACATCAGTCCCAGCCTCAGGCCCAACATCAGTCCCAGCCTCAGGCCCAACATCAGTCCCAGCCTCAGGCCCAACATCAGCCCCAGCCTCAGGCCCAACATCAGCCCCAGCCTCAGGCCCAACATCAGCCCCAGCCTCAGGCCCAACATCAGTCTCAGCCTCAGCCCCAACATCAGGCCCAGCCCAAGCCTCAGCCCAAACCCCAGCCTCAGTCCTTCCCCACAACCTTTCTCCTGGCCCAACCCTTCCAAACAGCACAGAACCAAACTGTCATGTTGTCTAAACAGAATGCCCCCCTGATGATATTTACACTTCCCTATGTGCAAAGCCCTGCAGCTCAAAGTGAGGAAGTCAAAGGTGTGGAAAGCACTACGTTGCACAACTACAACGTTCCTTGTTCTTGCCAGGTGTGTGGGCAATCGTTTGACTTCACGCGTCATTTGATAAGACATGTTCAGATGCACTTAGCGGAGAAAAAACgtttgtgtggtttgtgtggGAAGGTCCTTGAGCCTGCAGAGAACATGGCGGTTCACCTGCAAACTCACAGTCTAATGAAAACTTTTTGTCATATTTGTGGCAAATGTTTCCCAAAGAATTCTGAGCTGAAATATCATATAAGTATTTATCACTATGTGGAGAAGCCACATCTGTGCGAAGTGTGTGGCAAAACCTTCAGACATAGCAAGGCCCTTAAAGAGCATCATACGTCCTTTCACATAGAGGGACGAGATAAGCCATATAAATGCCATTTGTGCAGAAAAGGCTTCTCAGGAGAAAGACAAGTCAAACTCCACCAGTTaactcacactggagagaaaccgtatCAGTGTGAAGATTGTGGCATGTGCTTCAGGGAGAAGAATACTCTTAAAGGGCACATgaggactcacacaggagagaaaccatataagTGCAGAGAGTGTGGAAAATGCTTTAGATTGTTAGGTGCTTTAAAATGTCACCTACTaactcacactggagagaaaccgtatCGCTGCAACGTCTGTGGCAGATGCTTCAGTCAGTCCTCATCCCGCAAGACTCACATGAAAACTCACAAAATGGCTCACGCAGTAGAGAGCGCAGAGAGTCCACAGAGTGCAGAAAAGGCTTTGTCGGAGTAG